One genomic region from Candidatus Limnocylindrales bacterium encodes:
- a CDS encoding protein phosphatase 2C domain-containing protein, producing the protein MISYYGLSDVGRQRKQNEDTILTSASLFLVCDGMGGRKAGEVASRLAVDTIESETARGIDGHTDGAARHECLKTAIRLANGAIRKLAGASVVHAGMGTTVAAVYVDERCSRITYANVGDSRIYLIRSGSISQLSRDDSWANAAFGPDGADTATAGSLQHVLTKALGTHEELDFDVKDHDLVSGDVLLLCSDGLTSMLTDREILTIVAKKTPDLQVAGRDLIAAANAAGGRDNISAILVHYTG; encoded by the coding sequence ATGATCTCGTACTACGGGCTGAGCGACGTCGGTCGCCAGCGGAAACAGAACGAAGATACGATCCTGACGTCGGCGAGCCTGTTTCTCGTCTGTGACGGGATGGGCGGCCGCAAAGCCGGCGAAGTCGCATCCCGCCTCGCCGTCGACACCATCGAAAGCGAGACGGCCAGAGGAATCGACGGTCACACCGACGGTGCCGCGCGGCACGAATGCCTGAAGACGGCGATCCGGCTCGCCAACGGCGCGATTCGCAAGCTCGCCGGCGCCTCCGTAGTCCATGCGGGGATGGGAACGACCGTTGCCGCAGTCTACGTCGACGAGAGATGCTCCCGGATCACGTATGCCAACGTCGGCGACAGCCGCATCTACCTGATTCGTTCGGGTTCGATCTCCCAGCTCAGCCGCGACGATTCCTGGGCAAACGCCGCGTTCGGCCCGGATGGGGCGGACACCGCGACAGCCGGCTCGCTGCAGCACGTTCTGACCAAGGCGCTCGGAACCCACGAAGAGCTCGACTTCGACGTCAAGGATCACGACCTGGTCAGCGGAGATGTCCTTCTGCTGTGTTCGGACGGGCTGACCAGCATGTTGACCGATCGTGAGATCCTCACGATCGTCGCGAAGAAAACCCCCGATCTGCAGGTGGCAGGCCGCGATCTGATCGCTGCCGCGAACGCTGCGGGCGGGCGCGACAACATCAGCGCGATCCTCGTTCACTACACCGGATGA